A window of Salmo trutta chromosome 5, fSalTru1.1, whole genome shotgun sequence contains these coding sequences:
- the LOC115193686 gene encoding gremlin-2-like: MFCRITLPVLLAGVLCVATDTRKPRPQGSIPSLFKTKGNLSERQRLLPRKPEVLSSSREALVVTERRYLRRDWCKTQPLRQTVSEEGCRSRTVVNRFCYGQCNSFYIPRHMSPSSNRGPGSGRKNHNKAQEPFQSCSFCRPHRITQLTVQLDCPGLQPAFRHRKVQRVKQCRCMSVDVSGNGKL, encoded by the coding sequence ATGTTTTGCAGAATCACTCTCCCGGTCCTACTGGCTGGGGTGCTCTGCGTTGCCACAGACACCAGGAAGCCCCGCCCGCAGGGCTCCATCCCCTCACTTTTCAAGACCAAAGGCAACCTGTCGGAGCGTCAGCGCCTGTTGCCGCGGAAACCCGAAGTCCTTTCGTCAAGTCGGGAGGCCCTGGTGGTCACGGAGCGCCGGTACCTCCGACGTGACTGGTGCAAGACGCAACCCCTCCGCCAGACGGTGAGCGAGGAGGGCTGTCGGAGTCGTACGGTGGTCAACCGCTTCTGCTATGGCCAGTGTAACTCCTTCTACATCCCCCGCCACATGAGCCCCAGCTCAAATCGAGGCCCGGGGTCCGGCCGGAAGAACCACAACAAGGCCCAAGAGCCCTTCCAGTCCTGTTCCTTCTGCAGGCCGCACCGCATCACCCAGCTCACTGTGCAGCTGGACTGTCCGGGGCTGCAACCAGCCTTTCGCCATCGCAAGGTGCAGCGTGTCAAACAGTGTCGCTGTATGTCGGTGGATGTGAGTGGTAACGGAAAACTGTGA